A genomic region of Rhea pennata isolate bPtePen1 chromosome 14, bPtePen1.pri, whole genome shotgun sequence contains the following coding sequences:
- the CLK4 gene encoding dual specificity protein kinase CLK4 isoform X4 translates to MRGMHVAVKIVKNVGRYREAARSEIQVLEHLNTMDPSSAFRCVQMLEWFDHHGHVCIVFELLGLSTYDFIKENSFLPFHINDIRNMAYQICQSINFLHHNKLTHTDLKPENILFVESDYIVKYNAKMKRDERTLKNTDIKVVDFGSATFDDEHHSTLVSTRHYRAPEVILALGWSQPCDVWSIGCILIEYYLGFTVFQTHDSKEHLAMMERILGPLPTHMIKKSRKHYFHHDQLDWDEHSSAGRYVRRRCKPLKEFMHCQDTDHQSLFDLVRRMLEYDPAKRITLDEALQHPFFDSLKK, encoded by the exons AT gagaggAATGCATGTAGCAGTTAAAATTGTGAAAAATGTTGGTAGATACCGGGAAGCAGCCCGTTCAGAAATACAAGTATTGGAACACTTAAACACCATGGATCCAAGCAGTGCTTT ccgCTGTGTCCAGATGCTGGAGTGGTTTGATCATCATGGCCATGTTTGCATTGTTTTTGAGCTGCTGGGACTTAGTACTTACGATTTTATTAAGGAGAACAGCTTTCTGCCATTTCATATTAATGACATCAGAAATATGGCTTATCAAATTTGCCAGTCTATAAATT ttTTACACCATAATAAACTAACTCATACAGATTTAAAGCCTGAAAATATCTTGTTTGTGGAGTCTGATTACATAGTGAAATACAATGCTAAAATG AAGCGAGATGAACgcactttaaaaaacacagatatCAAAGTTGTTGATTTTGGAAGTGCAACTTTTGATGATGAACATCACAGCACATTAGTGTCTACAAGACATTATAGAGCTCCTGAGGTTATTTTAG CACTGGGATGGTCGCAACCTTGTGATGTTTGGAGTATTGGTTGTATTCTAATTGAGTATTACTTGGGATTTACAGTATTTCAG ACGCATGATAGTAAAGAACATTTGGCAATGATGGAAAGAATACTTGGGCCTCTGCCAACTCACATGATCAAGAAATCCAG AAAGCACTATTTTCATCATGACCAGTTGGACTGGGATGAGCACAGTTCTGCAGGTCGTTATGTTAGAAGACGCTGTAAGCCTTTAAAG GAATTCATGCATTGCCAAGACACAGATCATCAAAGTCTGTTTGACCTTGTCCGCAGAATGTTGGAGTATGATCCAGCCAAAAGAATTACTCTTGATGAAGCCTTGCAACATCCTTTTTTTGACTCATTAAAGAAGTAA